In Candidatus Sulfurimonas marisnigri, a single genomic region encodes these proteins:
- a CDS encoding SO_0444 family Cu/Zn efflux transporter — protein MEIVTLFFTALIELSNAMAPYILFGLIFAGILHELVPDTIVTKHLGKETISSVVKSTLFGIPLPVCSCGVIPLATSIKKSGASKGATLSFLISTPITGVDSILATFGMFGWVFTIYRVITSMVIAMFAGIMTNILDKEPEKVVAMNKFSIHPQNFSIEVPDEEGESCCCAGESSCSTDEKKIRFSFKKAINYAFLTLLSDIAKPLFYGLLLGALITIAIPQNLSDVLVEYSWLSYLIVIAIAVPMYVCATASLPIAAALMLSGVSAGAAFVFLSAGPATNTVTIGVVKKMLGTKSLYIYLGSIVFGSVLFGLGLDYIFDINSIDPKSLVHFHEEVGILEIASSIILWGFMLFFILKPYFKK, from the coding sequence ATGGAGATAGTTACTCTTTTTTTTACGGCATTAATTGAGCTTAGCAATGCTATGGCTCCTTATATTCTCTTTGGACTAATCTTTGCGGGTATTTTACACGAGTTAGTTCCAGACACAATTGTTACAAAACATTTAGGCAAAGAGACTATCAGCTCAGTTGTCAAATCTACACTTTTTGGAATACCTCTTCCCGTATGCTCTTGCGGTGTAATTCCTCTTGCTACAAGTATTAAAAAAAGTGGTGCAAGTAAAGGTGCAACTCTCTCATTTTTAATCTCTACACCCATTACAGGTGTTGACTCTATTTTGGCTACTTTTGGTATGTTTGGCTGGGTTTTTACTATATATAGAGTTATTACATCTATGGTTATTGCTATGTTTGCAGGGATAATGACTAATATTTTAGACAAAGAGCCAGAAAAAGTTGTTGCTATGAACAAGTTTAGCATCCATCCTCAAAACTTCAGCATTGAAGTTCCAGATGAAGAAGGAGAAAGCTGTTGCTGCGCAGGGGAATCATCTTGCTCAACAGATGAAAAGAAGATAAGATTTTCATTCAAAAAAGCAATCAACTACGCTTTTTTAACACTCCTTTCAGACATAGCAAAACCTCTCTTTTATGGTCTGCTTTTGGGTGCACTAATCACAATAGCTATTCCTCAAAACCTGAGTGATGTTTTAGTTGAATACTCTTGGCTCTCCTATCTAATTGTTATCGCAATTGCAGTACCGATGTATGTTTGTGCGACAGCCTCTCTTCCGATTGCAGCGGCACTTATGCTAAGTGGAGTAAGTGCTGGAGCTGCTTTTGTATTTTTAAGTGCCGGGCCTGCAACAAATACAGTGACAATCGGTGTTGTTAAAAAGATGCTTGGCACAAAATCTTTGTATATCTATCTAGGAAGCATAGTTTTTGGAAGCGTTCTGTTTGGACTTGGTCTAGACTATATATTTGACATCAACTCAATTGACCCAAAATCATTAGTGCATTTTCATGAAGAGGTAGGTATTTTAGAGATAGCAAGCTCTATTATACTCTGGGGCTTTATGCTATTTTTTATACTAAAACCGTACTTTAAAAAATGA
- a CDS encoding HvfA family oxazolone/thioamide-modified RiPP metallophore yields the protein MKTIKLPTLILGAVLFLSVGATTASAEAMKCGAGKCGSEMKTPKAKKENMKCGAGKCGSEMKTPESSDDKKWGKKYYEKERPRGEIKTH from the coding sequence ATGAAAACTATCAAATTACCAACACTTATTTTAGGGGCGGTTTTATTTTTAAGTGTGGGTGCTACAACGGCTAGTGCAGAAGCTATGAAGTGTGGAGCAGGAAAGTGCGGTTCTGAGATGAAAACACCTAAAGCTAAGAAAGAAAACATGAAGTGTGGAGCAGGAAAGTGCGGTTCTGAGATGAAAACACCTGAATCTTCAGATGATAAAAAATGGGGCAAAAAGTATTATGAAAAAGAGAGACCAAGAGGTGAGATAAAGACTCACTAA
- a CDS encoding response regulator transcription factor — MKAKILLLEDDLTLSETVVEFLQENDYEVITAYDGEEASELIYEQQFDLFLLDVNVPLLNGFELLKQKRDDGIKTPAIYITSLNSIDSLENGYKSGCDDYIRKPFVLKELLFRVESILKRGFFHESSSRVKIDVHVEYDTESNLLFVDSKHVGLNTKTSQLLKLFLQNQEEVISHERIYDALWSYGETPSENALRTYIKDLRKIIGKEKIVSIKKLGYRFSPQ, encoded by the coding sequence ATGAAAGCAAAAATACTTTTACTTGAAGATGATTTAACTCTTAGTGAAACTGTAGTTGAGTTTTTACAAGAGAATGACTATGAAGTGATAACTGCTTACGATGGTGAAGAAGCTTCGGAGCTTATTTATGAGCAACAGTTTGACCTTTTTTTACTTGATGTAAATGTTCCTCTTCTTAATGGGTTTGAGCTTTTAAAACAAAAGCGAGACGATGGCATTAAAACTCCTGCTATCTACATAACATCGCTAAACTCAATAGACTCTCTTGAAAATGGCTACAAAAGTGGTTGTGATGACTACATTAGAAAACCTTTTGTTTTAAAAGAGCTTCTCTTTAGAGTGGAAAGTATCTTAAAAAGAGGCTTTTTTCATGAGAGTAGTTCAAGGGTTAAAATAGATGTACATGTAGAGTATGATACAGAATCAAATCTGCTTTTTGTAGACTCTAAACATGTTGGGCTAAATACAAAAACATCTCAGCTTTTAAAACTATTTTTACAGAATCAAGAGGAAGTGATTTCACATGAGAGGATTTACGATGCTCTTTGGAGTTACGGCGAGACACCGAGTGAAAATGCTTTGAGAACATACATAAAAGATCTTAGAAAAATTATAGGAAAGGAAAAAATTGTTAGCATCAAAAAGCTTGGGTATAGATTTTCCCCGCAGTGA
- a CDS encoding peptidylprolyl isomerase codes for MYKIFLILLFSAILNAELINGVAIVVKGEAVTLHDIREEMRISKLNISDATDVLIRKKLEEVETKEREISVNSSEIYDHIKQTAAKNNMSISEFYEAVRNSNGLSSEEFKEKTKEKLLSQKLYSAISYSSVSMPTKEEAEEYFELHKNEFTHPGSFDVIIYNTKDEAALQQKINNPMFYSANIKEDQQKLEYERISPELAGFLEKQKVKSFSPIVPDGKGGFMSFYIKEIDNIKEATYESVEQQIINLIMGNKREQVLSDYFARLRDSADIKVIREAK; via the coding sequence ATGTATAAAATATTTTTGATTCTTCTGTTTAGTGCAATTTTAAATGCTGAGCTGATTAACGGTGTTGCGATTGTTGTAAAAGGTGAAGCGGTAACTCTTCACGATATAAGAGAAGAGATGCGAATCTCCAAGCTAAACATTAGTGATGCTACTGATGTTTTAATAAGAAAAAAACTTGAAGAAGTTGAGACAAAAGAGAGAGAAATAAGTGTAAACAGCAGTGAAATTTATGATCACATAAAGCAAACAGCGGCTAAAAACAACATGAGTATAAGTGAGTTTTATGAGGCTGTTAGAAACTCTAACGGATTGAGTTCTGAAGAGTTCAAAGAAAAAACCAAAGAGAAATTACTCTCTCAAAAACTATACTCAGCAATATCTTATTCATCGGTTTCTATGCCTACGAAAGAGGAAGCAGAAGAGTATTTTGAACTTCATAAAAATGAGTTTACGCATCCAGGCAGTTTCGATGTTATTATTTATAACACTAAAGATGAAGCAGCACTTCAACAGAAAATAAATAACCCAATGTTCTACTCAGCGAACATCAAAGAAGATCAACAGAAGCTTGAATATGAAAGAATTTCACCAGAATTAGCAGGATTTTTAGAAAAGCAAAAAGTAAAAAGCTTCAGCCCCATTGTTCCTGATGGAAAAGGTGGGTTCATGTCTTTTTATATAAAAGAGATTGATAATATTAAAGAAGCGACTTATGAAAGTGTTGAACAACAGATAATCAATTTGATTATGGGTAATAAAAGAGAACAGGTTCTTAGTGACTATTTTGCAAGACTTCGTGATAGCGCAGATATAAAAGTTATAAGAGAAGCTAAATAG
- a CDS encoding tetratricopeptide repeat protein, with protein MNTSNIKNIVIQSFSLHNSKRSGKKNFVYKSETELEISLLEDDDFETFERTLLALRKKGKLYYKLLEYWRHLIVVMVPALVIAIGFASVSIYEDTFKQLLFSFPQTFGSKETIAVIISLFTVGMIAFLPALIAGENGHFEEKVRSWFNHEYRLTKRLEFLLKTLLRSNSSIHVYNVDMFCEKSWIWTVLIPSVIKQPNSLILHVRHDMKNEFSKKLEQIAKENSLSINIIFKDEKISKEPIRIEMLFKDEQRLLGILYFCSLYNLPKEWKKEKETELSSMERISTVFADFIFDILEKQDKWKNKVSFEHFLQRCSQDYGFCQFEDGEWYLNRLEHKPASYENDYVTLYNYLHSHPHEILHKQSDAIGLMIIYAILPSMRQVSSYKKPLISLLIDKLYKNEQYFLVSRYWHNIAGNIPDIKKPAQSFSVNSTTLYRELNVESLDALETLFERAGMFDEALLLSQFLYNYEPFKYHIGIARLYERKGEFTKAIKELESAEYLDFFTKESPVYLQYLQYRAWFIVSAREEEKKKWGQKALEEFESVLNSSNIGIRDTKMLWHLYNTKANYAEWEGDYIKAIEAYEKCLLMPGVGYYEYGGTFVNMGISYRLLADSKNIEEAKEKAKLSKIYGEKGVKLKRMLGDEDELPIALHNQALNRLTEYMLSPSEPLLQEVLDETKEACSILEKNGAKKRYAMLLCERYIAYILLGKDIEGDEVFNRLLEWVQNSNSSKQECRNIYNTFNTYLSLNPDKLAFLVEI; from the coding sequence AACACTTCTAGCACTACGCAAAAAAGGGAAACTGTACTATAAACTTTTAGAGTATTGGAGACATTTAATTGTAGTTATGGTTCCTGCCTTGGTTATTGCTATTGGCTTTGCCTCCGTTTCTATTTACGAGGACACTTTTAAACAGCTGCTCTTTTCATTTCCACAAACCTTTGGTTCAAAAGAGACAATAGCTGTCATTATATCATTGTTCACGGTAGGCATGATAGCTTTTCTTCCTGCTCTTATTGCTGGAGAAAATGGGCATTTTGAAGAAAAAGTTCGTTCCTGGTTTAATCATGAATATCGACTTACTAAAAGGCTTGAGTTTTTACTTAAAACACTCCTTCGCAGTAATAGTTCCATACATGTATACAATGTGGATATGTTTTGTGAAAAAAGCTGGATATGGACTGTGCTAATCCCTTCTGTTATTAAACAACCAAATTCGCTTATTCTACATGTACGTCATGATATGAAAAATGAATTTAGTAAAAAGTTAGAGCAAATTGCTAAAGAGAACTCATTATCTATAAATATAATATTTAAAGATGAAAAGATTTCTAAAGAGCCAATAAGAATAGAGATGCTTTTTAAAGACGAGCAGAGATTGCTGGGAATACTTTACTTTTGTTCATTGTATAATCTTCCTAAAGAGTGGAAAAAAGAAAAAGAGACAGAGCTATCTTCCATGGAACGGATATCTACTGTTTTTGCAGATTTTATTTTTGATATACTTGAAAAACAGGATAAATGGAAAAATAAAGTATCTTTTGAACATTTTTTGCAGCGATGCTCACAAGACTACGGTTTTTGTCAGTTTGAAGATGGAGAGTGGTATCTAAATAGATTGGAGCACAAACCTGCTTCATATGAGAATGATTATGTTACTTTATATAATTATCTTCATAGTCATCCTCATGAGATTTTGCATAAGCAAAGTGATGCAATAGGACTTATGATTATATATGCTATTTTACCATCAATGCGTCAAGTTTCATCTTATAAAAAACCATTGATTTCTCTGCTAATTGACAAGCTTTATAAGAATGAACAGTATTTTCTTGTTTCAAGGTATTGGCATAATATTGCAGGGAATATACCTGATATCAAAAAGCCTGCTCAAAGTTTTTCAGTTAATTCAACAACTTTATACAGAGAACTTAATGTAGAGAGTCTAGATGCATTAGAGACACTGTTTGAACGTGCAGGTATGTTTGACGAAGCACTTCTTCTGTCACAATTTTTATATAATTATGAACCATTTAAATACCATATAGGTATTGCCAGATTGTATGAGAGAAAAGGGGAATTTACAAAAGCAATAAAAGAACTTGAAAGTGCAGAATATTTAGATTTTTTTACTAAAGAGAGCCCTGTATATCTACAGTATCTTCAGTATCGTGCTTGGTTTATTGTTAGTGCTCGTGAAGAGGAAAAGAAAAAATGGGGTCAAAAAGCCCTTGAGGAGTTTGAATCAGTATTAAACTCTTCAAATATTGGCATACGGGATACAAAAATGCTTTGGCATCTTTATAACACTAAGGCTAATTATGCAGAGTGGGAAGGTGATTACATAAAAGCTATAGAGGCTTATGAAAAGTGTCTTCTTATGCCAGGTGTAGGCTATTATGAGTATGGAGGTACATTTGTAAATATGGGTATATCCTACCGTCTTTTAGCTGATAGTAAAAATATTGAAGAAGCAAAAGAAAAAGCGAAACTTAGTAAGATATACGGAGAAAAGGGAGTCAAGCTTAAACGTATGCTTGGTGATGAGGATGAACTTCCTATTGCATTGCATAATCAGGCTTTAAACAGGTTGACAGAATATATGCTATCTCCATCTGAACCACTATTGCAGGAGGTGTTGGATGAGACTAAAGAAGCTTGCAGTATTTTAGAAAAAAATGGTGCAAAAAAACGTTATGCTATGCTATTGTGTGAAAGATACATTGCTTATATCCTCTTAGGCAAAGATATTGAGGGAGATGAAGTTTTTAACAGGTTATTGGAATGGGTGCAAAATTCTAATTCATCAAAACAAGAGTGCAGAAATATATATAATACTTTCAACACTTACTTAAGTTTAAATCCAGATAAGCTTGCTTTTTTGGTTGAGATATAG
- a CDS encoding DUF1104 domain-containing protein — protein sequence MLKFFTILLSSLLLISFLYAKENFSEMSTQELISIMGYVKKENVQEFKKELQSRVSSMSQSEKKTYEKNIKKIK from the coding sequence ATGTTGAAATTTTTCACTATATTGCTCTCATCTTTATTGTTAATCTCTTTTTTGTATGCCAAAGAGAACTTTAGTGAAATGAGTACACAAGAGCTTATTTCTATAATGGGCTATGTGAAAAAAGAGAATGTTCAAGAGTTTAAAAAAGAGCTTCAATCAAGAGTCTCAAGTATGAGCCAATCAGAGAAAAAAACTTATGAAAAAAACATAAAAAAGATAAAATAA
- a CDS encoding sensor histidine kinase, which produces MLASKSLGIDFPRSEKQTLVRFLALYILLTVIIILVFSFIYFELQKDLMLQEKKSTLQKYSKELIEDLKQLHVYFDKTQIYPRSDKFDSAIFDNEKKLIFSTNDTKLRLDKILYLESGVIHLVNIPESYYLGARYIIVKVKDDEVWLEQTKKEIITFGAITFLFMLVIGYILLRLFLKPMRDAITLLDEFIKDTTHELNTPVSTIVANIEMIDKSSLDEKLLKKINRIDIGAKTVSNIYQDLTYLTLGNEIASNNEDIDIEQLVLERVEYFTSLALAKKIKICTNIRERTFLHVDKFKISKLLDNLLSNAIKYNKVGGEIIVTVESRVFSVEDSGIGIAEEDISEIQGRYKRFNKSSGGFGIGLSIVSAIAKEYNLKIDITSKERVGTKVSVSW; this is translated from the coding sequence TTGTTAGCATCAAAAAGCTTGGGTATAGATTTTCCCCGCAGTGAAAAACAGACTCTAGTTAGATTCTTAGCTCTGTATATTTTACTAACGGTTATTATAATATTGGTATTTTCTTTTATCTATTTTGAACTTCAAAAAGATTTGATGCTGCAAGAAAAAAAATCAACCCTGCAAAAGTATTCTAAGGAGCTTATAGAAGACCTCAAGCAACTACATGTATATTTTGATAAAACACAAATCTATCCAAGAAGCGACAAGTTTGATTCTGCAATTTTTGATAATGAAAAAAAGCTGATTTTTTCAACGAATGATACTAAATTAAGATTAGATAAGATTTTATATCTTGAAAGTGGAGTGATTCACTTAGTCAACATTCCTGAGTCTTACTATCTTGGCGCTAGATATATTATAGTCAAAGTAAAAGATGATGAGGTCTGGCTAGAGCAAACCAAAAAAGAGATTATAACTTTTGGAGCTATAACATTTTTGTTTATGTTAGTTATTGGCTATATCTTGCTTAGGCTGTTTTTGAAACCAATGCGTGATGCAATCACTCTTCTTGATGAGTTTATAAAAGATACCACCCATGAGTTAAATACACCTGTTAGTACTATAGTCGCGAATATAGAGATGATAGATAAGTCGTCTCTTGATGAGAAGCTGTTAAAAAAGATAAATAGAATAGACATAGGTGCAAAAACAGTATCAAATATTTACCAAGATTTAACCTATCTAACACTTGGTAATGAGATAGCCTCCAATAATGAAGATATAGATATAGAGCAGTTAGTCCTAGAGAGGGTAGAGTACTTCACTTCACTTGCCCTTGCTAAAAAAATAAAAATCTGTACAAATATTAGAGAGAGAACATTTCTACATGTAGATAAGTTTAAAATCTCAAAACTTTTAGATAACTTGCTATCAAATGCGATAAAGTACAATAAAGTTGGTGGAGAGATTATAGTCACTGTAGAGAGTAGAGTCTTTAGTGTAGAGGATTCTGGCATTGGTATAGCAGAGGAGGACATCTCAGAAATCCAAGGGAGATACAAAAGGTTTAACAAAAGTAGCGGTGGGTTTGGAATAGGTCTTAGTATAGTATCTGCAATCGCTAAAGAGTATAACCTGAAAATTGATATAACTTCCAAAGAGAGAGTTGGAACAAAAGTGAGTGTCTCATGGTAA
- a CDS encoding nucleoside 2-deoxyribosyltransferase, translating into MKKIYIAGPDVFEPNSIEIGKEYSALCKEYGFKGLYPLDNIVDFSQEKKKIAKDIFVANVNLIEEADIVIANLNPFRGKEADSGTIWECGYASALGKKVYGYMDDTSEYINQFSKDEKKLVNNLHVDSNGKSIEDFSHPINLMIACSCYEIIKGRFEDVLSSLVNKKI; encoded by the coding sequence ATGAAAAAAATCTACATAGCTGGTCCTGATGTTTTTGAGCCTAACTCGATAGAAATTGGTAAAGAGTATTCTGCTTTGTGCAAGGAGTATGGTTTTAAAGGACTTTATCCTTTAGATAACATTGTTGACTTTAGCCAGGAGAAGAAAAAGATTGCCAAAGATATTTTTGTTGCAAATGTAAACCTAATAGAAGAAGCAGATATAGTTATAGCGAACCTTAACCCTTTTAGAGGCAAAGAAGCCGATAGCGGAACTATCTGGGAGTGTGGTTATGCCAGTGCTTTAGGTAAAAAAGTTTACGGCTATATGGATGATACTTCTGAGTACATCAACCAGTTTTCTAAAGATGAAAAAAAACTGGTAAATAATCTACATGTAGATTCAAATGGAAAGAGTATAGAAGATTTCAGCCACCCAATAAACCTAATGATTGCCTGTTCTTGCTATGAGATAATAAAAGGCAGATTTGAAGATGTCTTGAGTAGTTTGGTTAATAAAAAAATTTAG
- the gltX gene encoding glutamate--tRNA ligase: MVVTRFAPSPTGYLHIGGLRTALFSYLWAKKNGGKFLLRIEDTDKARNSQEATDAILRAFEWLGLEHEGEIIYQSNRDEIYAQYIKQLLDEGKAYRCYMSKEELTELRESQMANKERTKYDGKYRDFDGTAPDGVEPVIRIKAPLTGEILVRDGVKGNVSFQAEDILDDFVIARADGSPTYNFVVAIDDYLMGVNEVIRGDDHLSNTPKQIVVYEALGFDLPMFYHVPMIHNSEGKKLSKRDGATDVMAYKEMGYTPASLLNFLVRLGWSHGDQEIFSMDEMQDLFNPKDINKSASIYNTEKLDWLSSHYIKNTSNAELAKLLEQYGLILTSHDKKEILLDALKDRAKTLKELAELTNEIIVAPISYDEKAVKKAFKEDSIEVLNAFGAKISSCDELHLPSDYHHLMEDVVNEMGIGFGKIGQPLRVALLGKMSGPGLDNVMAIIGRDETMLRIANAITVHS; encoded by the coding sequence ATGGTTGTTACTCGCTTCGCTCCAAGCCCTACTGGCTATCTACATATTGGTGGTTTAAGAACCGCTTTGTTTTCATATCTTTGGGCTAAAAAAAATGGTGGCAAGTTTCTTCTGCGCATAGAGGACACGGATAAAGCCAGAAATTCTCAAGAGGCTACAGATGCTATTTTAAGAGCATTCGAGTGGTTAGGTTTAGAACATGAGGGCGAGATAATATACCAATCAAACAGAGATGAGATTTATGCACAATATATAAAGCAACTCTTAGATGAAGGAAAAGCTTACAGATGCTATATGTCAAAAGAGGAACTCACAGAACTTCGTGAAAGTCAGATGGCGAATAAAGAGAGAACAAAATACGATGGAAAATATCGTGACTTTGATGGAACAGCACCAGATGGCGTAGAGCCTGTTATTCGCATAAAAGCACCACTAACTGGGGAAATTTTAGTTAGAGACGGAGTAAAGGGCAATGTGAGTTTTCAAGCTGAAGATATCTTAGATGATTTTGTTATAGCACGTGCTGACGGCTCTCCTACTTACAATTTTGTTGTAGCTATTGACGACTATTTAATGGGTGTAAATGAGGTTATCCGCGGGGATGACCACCTATCAAACACTCCAAAACAGATAGTTGTGTACGAAGCTCTTGGTTTTGATCTGCCAATGTTTTACCATGTACCAATGATTCATAACTCTGAGGGGAAAAAGCTAAGTAAGCGCGATGGTGCGACTGATGTTATGGCTTACAAAGAGATGGGTTATACTCCGGCTTCACTTTTAAACTTTTTAGTTCGTCTTGGCTGGAGTCATGGCGACCAAGAGATATTCTCTATGGATGAGATGCAAGATCTTTTCAACCCTAAAGACATAAACAAATCAGCATCTATCTACAATACTGAAAAACTTGATTGGTTAAGTTCACACTACATCAAAAATACTTCAAATGCAGAGCTTGCAAAGCTTCTAGAGCAGTATGGACTAATCTTAACTTCACATGATAAAAAAGAGATACTTTTAGATGCACTAAAAGATCGTGCAAAAACTTTAAAAGAGTTAGCAGAGTTAACAAATGAGATTATTGTTGCTCCAATCTCATACGATGAAAAAGCTGTCAAAAAAGCTTTTAAAGAAGACTCTATTGAAGTTTTAAATGCTTTTGGGGCAAAAATCAGCTCATGTGACGAGCTACATCTTCCAAGTGATTATCACCATTTAATGGAAGATGTGGTTAATGAAATGGGTATAGGTTTTGGCAAAATTGGACAACCTCTTAGAGTTGCACTTTTAGGAAAGATGAGTGGTCCTGGACTTGACAACGTTATGGCGATTATAGGCAGAGATGAGACTATGCTTAGAATTGCAAATGCAATAACAGTTCACTCTTAA
- a CDS encoding c-type cytochrome: MKTTTITKTLKSLVIASAIIGSSALFAADGASLYNKCAGCHGTTGEKVALGKSKVIANMSEDEINIAINGYKAGTYGGAMKGLMKGQVASLSEDDVKAVSAHIASLKK, translated from the coding sequence ATGAAAACTACAACAATAACAAAAACATTAAAATCTTTAGTTATAGCAAGTGCTATTATTGGTTCATCAGCTCTGTTTGCTGCTGATGGTGCTTCACTTTACAACAAGTGTGCAGGTTGTCACGGTACTACAGGTGAAAAAGTTGCTCTTGGTAAGTCAAAAGTTATTGCGAATATGAGTGAAGATGAGATAAATATAGCGATAAATGGCTATAAAGCTGGTACTTATGGTGGAGCAATGAAAGGTCTTATGAAAGGTCAAGTTGCAAGTCTTTCAGAGGATGATGTTAAAGCAGTGTCAGCTCATATTGCTTCGTTAAAAAAATAG
- a CDS encoding RBBP9/YdeN family alpha/beta hydrolase gives MSKKVLLIHGWGGSDFPHWQSWLASEIAKNYGKVSFLRFSNIDFPNKNDWEQELKTELEEFKPDIVICHSIANILWFHISNDLHVEKIEKLYIVAPPSLKCDIKELKSFFPCEIPTNLHAKESLLITSTDDPYMTLDEAKALQRALDIPMKVLDASGHINADSGFGEWPWMLEEINK, from the coding sequence ATGAGTAAAAAAGTTTTACTTATACACGGCTGGGGCGGAAGCGATTTTCCACATTGGCAGAGTTGGTTGGCTAGTGAAATTGCAAAAAATTATGGAAAAGTAAGTTTTTTGAGGTTTAGCAATATTGATTTTCCAAATAAAAATGATTGGGAGCAGGAGCTGAAAACAGAGCTCGAAGAGTTCAAACCAGACATAGTTATTTGTCACTCCATAGCGAATATCCTCTGGTTTCATATTTCTAATGATCTACATGTAGAAAAAATAGAGAAATTATACATAGTAGCTCCACCAAGTTTAAAGTGTGATATAAAGGAGTTAAAAAGCTTCTTTCCTTGTGAAATACCTACAAACCTCCACGCAAAAGAGTCTCTTCTAATCACCTCAACAGATGACCCTTATATGACACTAGATGAAGCAAAAGCACTCCAGAGAGCTCTTGATATTCCTATGAAGGTTTTAGATGCTTCTGGGCATATAAACGCCGACAGCGGTTTTGGTGAATGGCCTTGGATGCTAGAAGAGATAAACAAATGA
- a CDS encoding iron-sulfur cluster assembly scaffold protein: MNEQEELAAEIGKHLIQPENYGKLEGANCTGVAVDHAGKAYVIMYIKRDENTILDVMFGTNDPEDITTLGSIFTEMIKGDNIESANIAVKALEDEIREMVNSNNTADEYNHSIMKHQDNANMVMLSFRAAMRHYERQQEGIEEEQFEMSLVKACPPSSAKACQIK; encoded by the coding sequence ATGAATGAACAAGAAGAGTTAGCTGCTGAGATAGGAAAACATCTTATACAGCCAGAAAACTATGGAAAACTTGAAGGTGCAAATTGCACAGGCGTTGCAGTGGATCACGCTGGTAAGGCATATGTTATTATGTATATAAAAAGAGATGAAAACACAATCTTGGATGTTATGTTTGGAACAAATGACCCTGAAGATATTACAACTCTTGGCTCTATTTTTACGGAGATGATTAAGGGTGATAATATTGAGAGTGCAAATATTGCAGTAAAAGCTTTGGAAGATGAAATTAGAGAGATGGTAAACTCAAATAACACTGCGGATGAGTATAACCACTCAATAATGAAACATCAAGATAATGCCAACATGGTCATGCTTTCATTTCGTGCAGCTATGCGTCACTACGAGCGTCAGCAAGAAGGTATAGAAGAGGAACAGTTTGAGATGAGTTTGGTAAAAGCTTGTCCCCCATCATCAGCTAAAGCCTGTCAAATAAAGTAG
- a CDS encoding deoxycytidylate deaminase: protein MLNDENFIKIALELATASKCVSKQVGAVIVKDGRILSTGYNGTPAGYKNCCDHWDGEYTKDHHEWSKTYEIHAEMNAIIWAARKGICVEGATIYVTLEPCSECSKNLIASGIIRIVYSKPYEHTHSDTISKFIEDNGVSIEKLTYKE, encoded by the coding sequence ATGCTAAATGATGAAAACTTTATAAAAATTGCATTAGAGTTGGCAACAGCTTCGAAATGTGTATCCAAGCAGGTTGGAGCAGTTATTGTAAAGGATGGAAGAATTCTAAGTACTGGTTACAATGGTACTCCTGCAGGTTATAAAAACTGTTGCGATCATTGGGATGGTGAGTACACAAAAGACCATCATGAATGGTCGAAAACATATGAGATACATGCAGAGATGAATGCAATAATCTGGGCAGCAAGAAAAGGGATATGTGTAGAAGGTGCTACAATCTATGTGACTTTGGAGCCATGCAGTGAGTGCAGTAAAAACTTAATCGCCAGCGGTATTATAAGAATAGTATATTCAAAGCCGTATGAGCACACACACTCAGATACAATCTCAAAATTTATCGAAGATAACGGAGTGAGCATTGAGAAACTCACTTATAAGGAGTAA